GTATGAGAAAAGGGAAAtgattttatacattttgcaAGTATTGctgattaaatataattttaataatttaataattttagtgcAAAAAAAGGAAAGTTTTTATGTAACGATTGCAAGTGCCACAAGGATATAAAATGAGTTGAAGATAACAAGGTTACGAAAAAAAGGATACTTAGCATTAAAATCGAAGTTTCAAGTATTTTTAAGCATTCCAAATATCgcgaatatttataataaaattatgccaCGCTTTTCATCTGCagcaaattttagtttattagaaacattttttttaataattgcagAGCAACTACagtgaaataaaatttagaattaacaaaaaaatcggCGTTTTCCTCATTTTCTTCGGTGACATTTTGACTTATTTCGAAGCATAGCAACTCATATATGGTCCCAAAATTTATGAGCCTTTAATTtcatgtaataaaatatgacgagactattttaagagaaattattaaaaaaaatacattttatgttCGAATTATATCAGTATAATTTTATGACGATTACAACAGCTAcagaaaaatgacaaaaatttagATATCCACATGATTTTGTATTTACATAGATGGTACGAGTATATTTGGACTCATCAAACTAATATATCAGCTATATAATTTTCCATATAAGATTTATTTGCATAACCACCAAAAGCACAACTAAATTTTAAGGCAATTgaaaaacaattacaaattatgcttactttataaaattaatgcCGCGACCTTATTAATACAGTATGTCTGATATAAGCAAAATTAGTACGCTACATTTTCCCATTTACTTATAACCGGAAGTTTATAGCAATCAAGTTCAAAAATGCGACATATTTTCGTAATTTATGGGATTGTCATCCAAGTAAGTTTAATTAAGAATACAAACTGTTTGGATATGGAAAAACTTGAGTCTTTGGGTATAAATAGTGATGTTTACATAAGTGATATTGCAGTTTATTTAAACAGGGCCTTTTTAACAATCCCACGGACAATTTGTGATAATAATGTGACACACCCAACTTTCGTGGAAGTACCATGGAAGGAatataatgttattttaaaaagcagGTAAATGTGGTCATAACTATGataacttttaaagtaaaaaaaattgtattttctcttTTAAACTTTAAGTTAATCGCAGAGTTTAAGTTTAATATAATAGAACTCTCTTTGGCATAAAAATCAATACTTAAGCACTTTAAtgtattacaagaaaaaaaaatccatatgtAAGTACTTTGAAAAAGGGTAAAACTTACCAAAACTTTTGTGATTTGTGTTCCAAATTCAACACCATTTCTTGATTTGTCGCTCTAAACGACTTGAAACTCCTGAAAacatagatttcttattaaaaagaataccataaattaaaaaaaaatctggaataCAAGTAATGATAGACACAagatttctagaaaaaaaattaaaagatttgcagattttaaaaaatacataatttttctttagaaatgGAAAACATTCAACAAAATTGATTCTGCgcacacaaataaaaataatattttgttgtttccatttttgtcttaaaatccGAATACCGAACATAAAATCACTCTGAAATGTataaatgataaagaaaaaactCTGCTATGTAATATAAGAGACTGAATAAAGTACTGCATTAAAACcattaatatctttattttagatttagtaaACATATAGAAGACCAAATTTGGGCAGAGTGCGATAACCTACAAAACGCAATTTCTTTGGCAAAAGAAGGTCCTAAGGCTAAACTGTGGATTTTAGATAAGGGAAATGAGTTTTGTCCTCCAAAGCTAATGACCTACAGTAtatttcataacaaatttttgGAGGAAGAAATTATAGAGTTAGCCGATATACCAAAAGAGGGATTAAGCACTATAGTGGTTGAAAATGAACCAACAATCGGTAATCATAGGTATGACATAATCATTGACAAACAacaatttgttaatttaaaataaattatagggCTTTCATAGCTAACGCCGGAGAAAATACCATATTAGTATGCTTCCTCGCCAAATTAGAATGCAACAAAATTAATCTGATAGAAAAGCGAACCCCGCCATCAACAGTACTTGTAGATTTTCTGGATATTTCTAAAACTGATTCAACCATGTATTTAACAGGACTTCAATCGTCAAACCTATGGTCCTTTGATTTGGCAAATTTACCCACTGAAAGTGGAAAAAAGGTAAAAGAGTTTGTTAGACATAAACCCTTGATCAACACTTTAGTTATAGCATGATCCTCCTTTTGCGGTCAATGTGAAATGGGTTGGCGAAACTCTAGGACTTTCTAGCGGATTAGAAACTGATTACAAGAATGGTCTTCTTTACTATCTTACTAAGGATTATGCTATTGTAAGGTGGAATACTGAGTAAATATAGAagataatttgttaaaatatgagttggacaaataatttttttagggagGTGTTACAAGCAGAAAATCACGAAGTATTGGCACAATCTTATGAGAAACTTGCATACGTTTCCCGACTCTTTACGGATTCTCAAGGAAGTGTGTATGCTTTGGTAAATCC
The genomic region above belongs to Anthonomus grandis grandis chromosome 6, icAntGran1.3, whole genome shotgun sequence and contains:
- the LOC126737151 gene encoding uncharacterized protein LOC126737151, which translates into the protein MRHIFVIYGIVIQVSLIKNTNCLDMEKLESLGINSDVYISDIAVYLNRAFLTIPRTICDNNVTHPTFVEVPWKEYNVILKSRFSKHIEDQIWAECDNLQNAISLAKEGPKAKLWILDKGNEFCPPKLMTYSIFHNKFLEEEIIELADIPKEGLSTIVVENEPTIGNHRAFIANAGENTILVCFLAKLECNKINLIEKRTPPSTVLVDFLDISKTDSTMYLTGLQSSNLWSFDLANLPTESGKKHDPPFAVNVKWVGETLGLSSGLETDYKNGLLYYLTKDYAIVRWNTEEVLQAENHEVLAQSYEKLAYVSRLFTDSQGSVYALVNPFGPFTCNNDTAEVNLDSLERVQQIMKYNRLLDRFFF